The Zingiber officinale cultivar Zhangliang chromosome 2A, Zo_v1.1, whole genome shotgun sequence genomic sequence GGCGGGAGATAGATGTCGGCCAGGCACAGCATCACTGGAGAAGGAGGGtgcgagggagagagagagagcgggGAGGGAGATGACAGaagcgagggagagagagagatcaGGGAGTGACAAGAGGTCCACCGGAGAGAGAGAATAGtaggaatattttatttatagagAAACCAAGCTGGTAACGTCACATCTGCGCATCGCTCACAGTCGCACACAAAGCGTCgcccaacatatatatatatatatataaggtatCGTTTTTTCTAGGGCACGGGTCCCCCGTGCACTTCACggtattgtatatatatatatatatatagcagcgTATCGTTTTTTCTAGGGCACGGGTCCCCCCGTGCACTTCACGTGATTCCAATACCCTAGAGGAGGTACCCAACCAAAAGCGGAGTGAGAGGTCCGACGATTTGCAGTCCCACGTCGGTCTTTTCGATCGTGAGACGAAGCGGAGGAAAAGGTTGGGAGGCGAGGAGAAGTAGAAGAATTGTAGCTCCATGAATTACCCTGTCCAGAAGAACACCCTCTATGTAGGTAAGCAGAGTACACGGGGATCTCTTTCTGTCTGGAATGGGTTCGTCGAATTGCCTCAGAGAAGTTTGCGCCTAATTCCTTCGTGTTGCTTTGGAGAGCAGGAGGGTTGCCGGAGGAGGTGAACGAGTCGATCCTCCACTCCGCTTTCATCCCCTTCGGGGACATAAAGGACGTGAAGACGCCGCTGGACCAGGCAACTCAGAAGCACCGTTCCTTTGGCTTCGTCACCTTCCTCGAGCGTGAGGACGCTGCCGCCGCCATGGACAACATGGATGGAGCCGAGCTCTACGGTCGCGTCCTCACTGTCAACTACGCCTTCCCCGAGCGCATCAAGGGAGGCGAGCAAGGATGGGCAGCACAACCCAGTCAGTACCAcacctccttttttttttaatccccTGCAGCGTATGAACTTATTTATTGCTTATTGTGCTCTACGGCTGATTGTTATTTGGCTGTTACGAAATTTATAACCTAAAAATCTGATTTTTGTCAAGACAAGTCATCTTGAATTTGGTTTTCTAGTTTTAGTTTGTCTACTTTTTCTAATTACTAGAGACAGTGTGCATGCTAAAGATTAATTGGAGATAAACAAGTTAGTATTAGAAATCCATCAGCCACATATAACTGGTTTGCCTCGCCATTTGATTTGACCTGTTTTGTATTTCTATGTAATTGGAAGATCACTCTTATAGCTTTCCAGTTGCATTCACTTTGAATGAATTATTTTTTTCCTACTAAATCTTAATATTATTCCAATTTCCTGTAGATCATGCTTTTCTCTAAAGCTCGAAGAACATTTGATAGTGTTGCAATTGCTTCTAGCTTGCATATCCTTCGTACTAAATGCTTATATGTCAGCATAGTTCCTTAGGGCTAGGATTTATTATAGTTTCAAAATGTCCCAAAGGTGAAGGAATTGTTGATAACTTTCTGCTTCTGGAATTAATCACAGATACCGATGAATtcttttagaagttaaataatttCAACCAATAGTTTAATCAAAGGtggatccgctaccttagcggccccctagtgtcggccccatggatatggagggaggtacatacaggcacacaggccataggcgcatggtgggATAAGTCTCAGGTCGTTAATTCCTAAGAATCGACCCctagccattacgccagagatgtcatgtgcccccgtctgcgctacgccctgggggcaaccAATAGTTTAATCAAATTATTGCATAGAGTATCTAGGTTGACTTGGGTTATGGTAGCTGAGGATGCACTGTCTTATATCTCAACTTAGTATGGGGCATATTGCACAAAGCGAGATCAAAAAATTTACTAAAATCCTTTTAACATGTTTTGCATTTTTCATTTTACATATCTTGATTTATAGATGATCTTGTCTTTTATAAGTTACTTTTACTTTGAACATTGTTTGCTTAATCTAAATCGGTCACAGGAAATAAATTTAATCTTTAGATTGTCTGGAACAtataacaaaatttttgttacgGAATCAATCTATGTTGACGATGATAGTTTTGACTTGTGTTTTGTTCCCATGTCAAAGGATTCATCCAAGGGCAAACTAAAGAGTCTTTGTTTCATAAATGAAAAAATGGATCCTCCTTATAGTGTTTCTTTATGCATCCTTGCTTAACACATAACCCTTTTGCTAAAACATGTTCAGTAGTTAGTTGAGTGTGGCCCCATCTCTTAGACAGCTATATAGGTGGGTCTGCGGATCATTTATCTCAACTATAGTTGTTAGTAGAGATGTGAACAATTGGAATTTTGAGACAAGATAGTGGAGATCGGAAGTTTGAGACAAGGCCATGGAGATTCAAGATTGTGATTGAAAGCTTGGTTGTAGTTTTAGCTACTGCATCGATTGAATTTTTATAACCATCCAAGGCCATAGGACTCTTTGCCCTTGATTGTTTTTGTCAGTTCAGATTTCCAAGAATATAAACTTTTTATAATATATTATGGAAGAGACATTGGAATTTTGATTGGAATTTTTATTCTCATATGAGTAATCATCCACTTGAAACTTgtggtttaaaatttaaataaacgaTGGTGATCAAAGTTATAGAAGGATGAAATTTTATGGTCGTGCAATTTTCCTAAGGGCATGATACAAGATTGTTTTAATACATCTGATTTGATATCAGATTCCAAGATTGTTTTAATACATCTAATTTGGATATCAGATCCCATTATAGGGCATTTTAGTACTTTTAAAGATTAATGACATGGGCTTTATGTCCAGGTTTCAGTTCTCTTGGATTGAATTGATTTACCACCTGAAACTTTTTTGATCTAAATATATTGTTATTCATATGCACTTTGGTTACTTTGACAGTTTGACTTGCTATAGTTTCAGCTACGAATGATCCCTTCTAGTAAGAACATTCAGTTGGTTCAACTACATAGTCGTGTGGTGATGCCATACAACATTTAACTTTGGCATCAAAGAGTTGGGATTGGTTATATTGTGCTAATCATACAGCTTTCTTTTGGCTGGTCAATTTTTTGCtgattatattttaatattttactgtcACATTGAGGTGTAGATGTCAGTGCAACGCTTTTCTATACTGCTGATGTATTAGTCTGTACTGATAAGCAGTTCATTCCGATATTTGATGAGATTCTAAAATCTCATTATTTTTTTCCCCAAAAATATTGCGAGTTTAATTGCATTTACTCTATCACTTCcttttagtttttttataaaaattctctaATAAGCATGTAGATATAAATGATTTGCCTGGTTCTTATAAGTATGTTAGAGATACTCTTTTGAACAATTTAAGCATTTGTCTGATTCTTATCTGCTAGTGAATCCTATCATCTATTCTTTTAACTCTTTGTAGACCTGTATTCTGTGAATACCTGATCATTCTAGGGCGACATGTTTCAGCATGCCTCACAAATATCATGTTTTCTTATAAGAATCAGTATTGCAGGATCTTGTcgtcttttctcttattctttttctttttatcaacaaATTGTCACCATAGCGACCAAGATGGTACTTTCTGATGATAAGAGGAACTCCCCATATGTTGCTACGTTGATAATTGAACCTGGTGTTGCCCATGCCTTGTCTAGTTTATTACAATATAAATTGCTTCACAAGTTAATAAGATGTCTAAGAAGCAAATCCTTGGGAACATATAAGGTGGTCTCTAATAGTTGCTTATTGGTTGTAACAAAGTAGTTGCACACACAAACACCCATAAACCACCTTATGTACCTTGGAAATGATCTTGCATATTGGAACAAGTAAATGACAAATAATGGAGTCTGAGGTCTACAAAGTTAGGTTCATATCATGAATATGTTTTTAATAGCATAGTTAGAGTTAGTATTTTTGTATGGGAGATAGCAAAGATGGTTTTTAAAAAGTACAGGTGGGCAGTGATAAATCACAAAGAGAATAAGCTCATGTGGGTAAAATGAAATAGTTTTTATTATAGATTACAATAATTTGGCACAGTTTTATTCCTTGAGGATTGTAATTTGATACAATTCCTGATGAAATTTCTACTCACTGAACATGGCACCACTACATCAGTTTACATTGCACTTGCAGATGTAGTTGGCAAGCATCACTTTCTAGCAGTAATAATGTATGCTGAAAATATTTTAGAACTGATAGCAGATACCATAATTCACAATCCATGCATTTGTCGACGACTAGCACGATCAGTTTAAGCTGTTAATGACTTTTAGTTTGTGTTTCACTTGTACCTGACTCGATCTGCCTTTTGTAGTTTGGGCTGATGCAGATACCTGGTTCGAGAGGCAACAACAAGAGGAGGAAATGAAGCGCCTCCAGGCAGAACACCAGGCCACGATGCTTGCAGCTGAGGAGCTTCACCGTAAAAAGCTCGCGGATGAACGAGAAGGGGAGAAAGAAGATGAAGCGGAAGGAACCAAGTCTGATCCAATGGCTGCTGCCGAAGCGGAGGCCTTGAAGTAGGGCAGTTAGAATCATTTCCCTCGGCCGTCAATTATATCATTTAGAACCCTTCCCCTGTTTGTAAACATAACTTCGAAGCATTTTAAAAACTGTTTCACAATCTCAGTTCTCCCATGGCTACTGCATTGTTGATGCATTATCAATCTTAAAGTAGAAACTTTTAAAGATCTTATTCctttttcattttatattttgaaatggcAATTTAGAAGGAAATAgtgcaaaaagaaaaatagaaaaagacaATTGCTAAATTATAAAAAGGATATTTGGAATATACAATTTTAACCCAACATTATTAACCAAATTCTCTTGAAATGAATGAATTCCCGGGCAAATAAGATTGTAAACTCATAAAATAGTGTCTTTTCATATCTAGAAGAGACTAATGTCTCAAGAACTTCTTTTGAAGATGTTTTTATC encodes the following:
- the LOC122042608 gene encoding peptidyl-prolyl cis-trans isomerase E-like isoform X2 → MNYPVQKNTLYVGGLPEEVNESILHSAFIPFGDIKDVKTPLDQATQKHRSFGFVTFLTVNYAFPERIKGGEQGWAAQPIWADADTWFERQQQEEEMKRLQAEHQATMLAAEELHRKKLADEREGEKEDEAEGTKSDPMAAAEAEALK
- the LOC122042608 gene encoding peptidyl-prolyl cis-trans isomerase E-like isoform X1 codes for the protein MNYPVQKNTLYVGGLPEEVNESILHSAFIPFGDIKDVKTPLDQATQKHRSFGFVTFLEREDAAAAMDNMDGAELYGRVLTVNYAFPERIKGGEQGWAAQPIWADADTWFERQQQEEEMKRLQAEHQATMLAAEELHRKKLADEREGEKEDEAEGTKSDPMAAAEAEALK